From the Naumovozyma dairenensis CBS 421 chromosome 10, complete genome genome, the window TTTTCTGTCTATTTGACTctatatattcttatttatAATTTACTAGATATGTAAATCAATAAGTTAATACATgtctttatttatttatttatttatttatttatttattcgCTCATCCGCGATCATTTTTCGGTTTCACTACAACAATAACCTTCAAGACCTGAAAGCGAAAATAGACTGGTACTATATACTAAAACTGATTAACTGTGTTTTATAACTCTTTATCACACCTGCTTGGAGCATGTATACGTACTTAGACGGCAGGAAATATAAACCTTCTAAGTCACGTGATCAATCCTTTGGTCTCCGTCGGAGTGctttttaatataatgtCACATATTTCATAATGTAactaatatatatatataataaaaaaataaatatatgcTTTAATTGAAGTaattatctatatatattggaAGTTCAGGAAGTAAGAAAGGATTTGCTGGCAGGGAGAGATAGATCTCTTTTCTATTTCTActatatctttcaatttcagaATCCTTTTTGAACATACTTCAACAAGAGCATCGAAAATTTAGGTaagttaaaaaaaaaaggggTATTATTCGACTTTGGCCCTATCattaactttattatttgcaaGTTTTATCTATAACCATATTTTAagttgaatttttctttttatcgAAGACATACTGTATCGAATTGGTCTACTAATTTTATACTCATATAATAAGCTTTAGCTTTAATGTTATTACAGTTTTGAAAAACGAAGTATCATCAGACCTTGACAAACAAGTATATTTTTGAGCATAAACCTAGGTATCTGATAATGTGAAAGCCCTAGTTGTAGATAGTTCCTTCTTTGGAACATACCTTAATGAACGGatcattaaaaaaaacTTTATTTCAAACTGTCTACTATCGGCATCATAAGAACATGCGAAGCAAAATAGAATAATTGAACAAGATAATGGCGTGTCACccaataaaaaaatagagaatatatataatttttatCGTTGTTATTTAGATGGAAAGTATCTATATTATGAGttacatttttattatactGAGTCTTTTTCGGTATAATCAATTATCGTTTCATCACTATACCTTTCAAAAGCGTCTCTTTGAATTGCGAAATCTTCCACTTCTATCCATTCTTCATGTTCGATCCattttaaatctttaatcAGATGGCTGTCTTCAGGAACACCGGTAATAGGccaaaaataaacaagaaTGACATAAGTAATAGCAGATATCAAATATCCAGtgaaataattcaaataataaactttcATAGCATTTTCAGGTACAACAACATTGACAGAACCTAAAAATCCAGCAAAATTTGGTGCAATACCGAAAATATAAGCTAATACAGCTCTCCAATTGGTCCCCCATTTATTATACATATAATACGAACCTTCTTTATTAGTATAACAATGGAAAATGTTGACATAACCTTTTCTAACTACAAAATAATCAGCGAAAATGACACCAGCGATTGCGGAAAGGAAGACTGCATAAGCACTTAAGGCAGTGGTAAagattgatgaagaagccATTAAATTCCATGGACAAATTGCCAAAGAGATACATGCACATATGTAAGCACCACGtctaatattaataaatttaggTAATAATGCTGTCATATCAGTACCTGCTGGAATAGCATTCCCAGACAAATTTGCACCTAATTGATCAAACGCGAACACAAATGAGATCAAGAAAACACCAGCCCTATTACCTGCAGTTTTATGATCCAAATAACGACCAAGAATATCAAGTGGAGACCAATAATTAATACCGTATAAAGTATAGGCAGCAGTTGCTGAAAGGATACCGATTAATGAGATGACAGCATATAGGAAAGGTAGTGCAATTAATTGGGAATAGATAGATGATTTAGACGTTTTAGAGAATCTTGCAAAATCAGGAGCATTCAAAATTAAAGTAGAAAAATTGTCTAATGCACTCATAATTGATCTTATTACTGACCAAGCTAATGTCACTTTGTTAATTGGaccattttcattcaatgatCTTAAAGCTAAATGACCATTTGCTTTACATAAAGTCCATATTAAAAATCCAAAGGCAGCAAATGGGGTAATAGCAGATTTCACAGTGAAAACGTATTTTAATTTATGTGGAGGGAACCAAAGGAATGGTAATGATACGATCCAAAATATCATAAAACAtaagaattcaaaatttgttAGATTATTACTTCCAATGGTATCATGAATTCTAGTATTTAAATCGTTACCAAAGATTGATTTCAACATTAATTGAACACAAACACCACCAAGATAAGATAACGTCCCCATCCAAACACAAGCCATAACCACTCTATTAATGACAATCCAAATGGAGAAATAAGTTCCGAATGCAATTCTTGAAGCAATTGGGAATGAAATGTGATAATTACTACCAACACGAGAAGCCAGTACTAAAAACCCAGCAACGAAAGAATAACCGACCCAAATACATATCCAAGTTTGCCACCAATTTAAACCTAATTGCAACCCAGTAGCGGATATTTGCCATGTATTGACGTTGAAAGCACCAGCTACCCAAAAGAAGACATAATGATTCCATGACCAGACTCTTTCTTTCCGTTTCACTGGAgctaaatcatcattatataGATATGCTTGTAATATTGATTTACTGCTATTTTCATCACTATTTTCTGAAGTTTCTGATTGTTTCActtcaatgaaattaatgaatttattccaaaatCGTTTTGgttttgatattttcgTGTCGTTGGTATGGTTATTTGTAGAGACAATTGTTGAAAGAGAAGCAGTCAAGTCATCTGAAGTCGTTGATATATCGACTGTTTTGGAcgtcattttcattttatcCTCATTATCATATTCAGTTGGTTTATATGTTGTGCCTGGTTGTGGTTTTGACATGGTTTTAGGTATATAGTCCTTCAAGATATCCTTAGTAGTtgatatattatatcattaCAAAATGCAAGAGTAGcgaatgaatgaatgaatgaataaatgaataaaaatCAAGCATATAATGATAAgatagtatatataaatgacAATAGTCTTGcaaaggaaagaaaagaatgaaGGAAAGTCGAGTaacaatgaagaaaaaagcTCATCCAGGAaaagtttttcaattccATTATATAATCGAGGAGTCTTTTATGCAAAGTTTATCTTCTGGAAGCttaaagttgaaaaaaattcaagaaaaggCTGTATTTAAGGACATTTCTTGGGAATAAAGAAAATCGCCGATGGAGAAAACCTTCAAATCGAGACAAACCCTTACATTACATTGATTAGGACGACATTTTGTTTGAAATTCGAAGAGACGTTACGACAAAtggttattttttttgccTCTTTTTGCCAAACAAAAGCAGACAATTTTTATCTGTCAAAAACTTTACAGatggaaaaaattgttGCAAGTTTTGCTTGGCGTGCGGCTTTTGTGTTCTGTCAATTTGAAGGAAAGTGTCAACGATTTTTTTTGGTGCGGCTTTCGGTTATCCCCGCACATTACGGTCTCGCGTACGTAGTGTTCTCTGTTTTTCTCAGACGCTTCTTCTGTTTCCATTTTGACGGTGGGtcaaaaaaatggaatgaaatatttgtcCCTTTTCTGAAGCCGACGATGCGAAAGCAATAATTTGTCCACAACGCCAAGCAAGAAGAACATAAACAAACACGTAAACGGGACGCGTTTTTTTTTAAACAAGATAAATATACCTGGATTATATATAAGTTTCTGCAGATATTTTTAGGGTATGTTTCAAAGTTCTATCATGTTTGTTTGATTAACCGGAAGTGGCGCAAACACCCCAAGTACATGCCGTTCGCTGCTAAAAGTTAGCATTTTTACCTGTACTAAGAGTTATGTAAGTATCTAATATCTTTATTGAACTAAGGAATTCAACTATTTGTGGGATCATTTGACTTCAAATCTAGCTAGTTCTGTTAGAAGAGAAGTGTACAAACTAAGAAGGTAAATAATGATCTCACTGGTGGGAAAGGGTGGGTACGCAGAAGGGATAGTGACTGGGTGAAAGGGGAAGACTTTCTTATACGAAGTtgttattttcaattgagcCAAGGATCGGAAAAGTTAGCCGAAGATATCTCAAAAGAGTGTATTAACTTCTCATATGACTAGGCATTTTTCGTACATGCTGTGTGTGTCACAAATAATCCCTTAGGAAACATTTTATGACGCATTTGTATCACTTTACACGAGGCGGTTTTTCgagattttgaaattttgaaggGTGGCAAAATACGTATGTAGTAGAAATGTTTATACTGCAGATATTAAGGCTTTTACAAGTAAGGACAAAGAGAGTTAATGACTGGATATCAATTCAAGGTATACCAAGCAACTAACCAGACGATAAACataaacaataaatatGACGACGATTTCATCTGAATACTCATCAGAAGTGAATTCCACACCAATTGAACATGCATTCAATCCATACACAGATAATGGTGGTACCATTTTAGGTATTGCCGGTGAAGATTTTGCCATCCTAGCAGGAGATACTAGACACACGACAGATTATTCTATTAATTCTCGTTATGAACCTAAAGTGTTTGATTGTGGTGATAATATTGTAATATCAGCAAATGGATTTGCTGCAGATGGTGAAGCATTAGTGAAAAGGTTTAAGAATAGTTTGAAATGGTATCATTTTGATCATAATGATAAGAAACTATCAATGAAATCAGCTGcaagaaatattcaacaTCTCTTATATGGGAAAAGATTTTTCCCTTATTATGTTCATACTATTATTGCTGGattagatgaaaatggTAAAGGAGCTGTATATTCATTTGATCCTGTTGGATCATACGAGAGAGAACAATGTAGAGCTGGTGGTGCTGCTGCATCTTTAATTATGCCCTTCCTTGATAATCAAgtaaattttaaaaatcaatttgaaCCTGGTACTGATGGTAAAGTTAAGAAAcctttgaaatatttaagtATTGATGAAGTTATTAAATTAGTTAGAGATTCATTTACATCTGCGACAGAAAGACATATCCATGTTGGTGATGGTCTTGAAATTTTAATCGTCACTAAAGATGGTGTAAGGAAAGAATTTTACGAACTAAAGAGAGATTAATATATCTATGGGGTATGTATGttctatatatacatatatattatacaaaaaattaaacGTATTACATTGACATGGGCAACTGTTTAtctatataataaaatatacttACATAAGAGTGTACAGGTAGCGTTAggtatattatattcaaaagaatGATTTTGTAAATTGACTAGGTCTacataattattatttcaataCACTTTTTTATTCATACTATTCTTTTTActtaattatatattttaaaatgtAAGAAATCGTTACCATATTGTTGGCGATTCCATATTTAATGGAAGATGTAATGTATCCcatgttgtttttttacCAAAGTATTCACTTTATTTCATAGGAACTATCTACGATTCATTTGGTCCAGTGGATCTATCAGTCTATTGAGGCAATTGTAAATTAGAGCCCTTAATAACTTTCTTATAATAAATGTAAAAGAAATCAGAATAAATCAAAGTTTGTACAATCCCCGAGATAACAGCCAATTTATCCACTTTCCCCTCCACAAAATACCTCCAAATCCAATTAGGAATATATAAAGTCCTATAGATACCCAATGCGAAGATATAATGGATGGTTAAACTTTTCGATTTCCCACTTTTAGAAAGCATGAATAATTGTGGTAAGATTGCCACACTTTCTAACCAGATGGAGAAACTCCATAAGATTTCGAAGAATGAGAATttataattgaaaagtAATGCCATGATTAAAGAACCACCTAGTAAGTATTGAACTTTGAATGTGTCAGCCATTATCATTTCTCTGTAAGCGATTGGTTGGATTGCTTTGGAACGTTGTAATAAGATGACGATATAAAGGGATGATCCTATGAAGAACAActtcattaatgaattgtAAATGGAGATGTGTTGGAAAGTTAGGAGATCTAAGTAACGCGTGAAGAAGATTATGACATATAGTGCTTGAGTCTTGAATGAGATACCATCGATGGAATCTGTTGCCTTAATGGTGCGAATTAAGATTAATATACTTGCCAGATGTGAAAGATCACCTGTATATAGCGAAAGGaagattgaattttttgTCACTTCTTGTTAGTATAAGCTATTCGTGTATTTATGAATTGAAGCGTCTAGAGTTCAGGCAATTTATGTATCGATGAAAAGGACACATAACAAGATAAGAAACGTTAAATTGCAGGATGGACATACCTAATATTCTGaataaattcatatttacTTTCCTTTAGAGCTTGTGCTATATGCGAGCAACAAcgaatattaatagtataATCTTGTATGATTGTATAATTGgtatttttatattctgATACTTTACGTATGTTTGCAGACAAATCCTCCGAGTTACATTTTACAGAAGTTTCAGCCAGCACTGAAGTTTACAAGTATCTATGTCTGTATGTTCCTTTAATTTACATGTTACCCTCGATGTACAAGGCGGATACCTCATTTTGTACTATACTTTGATATTAATTGCAGTAAGTACAAGTTTTGGAAGTACTTGACCTTTAAAAGGAAcaaaataaagttaaataGAATCGTTGAAGGTCTGAATGTCCTGtctttataatatatatatatatattaattgataTGTTGCTGTAAATATGGTATTCCTGTAGTAGGTGCCTCATCTAGGTTTATCACTCCTTGGAATTGGCAGTTACGGTTACTGCAGTATTGTTTCCGCAATAAATGGCCCACCAACCTTGCTTACGATACTAAAATAATACGTTTTAGTTCTGATATCGGAGCCATTTTTGGCAATTATACTATCATCTTTCTTTGCAATCAtcaaaacttttcaatCATTCTGTTGGGAACGTTATAATATTACGTAATTGTGTCATCCATCAATGTCAAGGAACCCTTTGCATATGCGGCTGGACAGAAGAGCTGGTACGTACTCCGTTGGGCTGTCTAAACATAATACACCATAATAAAGAACTATTCTCTATTCACTAGTTGTGTCTTCATCCCTAGCTATCCATAGTGCGTAAAGGAATGTTATTTTTGTATGAATCCTCATTAAGGAGAACGGTCTTGGAAGCTCCGTGACTCCAAGATATCTGATCTAGtttatatctatatatatagttgTGTCTGAATATGTAAGGATATGATCAGCAGCAATATTCTTCTAGTATAGATCTTGAAGGTTGGAAGATGCAAACAAGTTAGCAATAACGTTCTATTCAGAAAAATGTCTTTATTTGGAAACAGGTCACTATTTAGCTTCATTCAAAGAGTTTCACGTAATCCAACTACTGCAGCCATGTGGCTCTTCAGTGGATTCGTTGTTTCAAGTGCATCGTATATGTTATTCTATTTACCAAGTATTACACCAAATATAGGTGAAGATCaggatgaagaattacaagaattgATTGAGATCGAATAAAATATgttttgaatcattttttatttatttttcgtCACCTTCTTATTCCCCTTTTAAATTGAGTTTAATTCTCGATTTATGAAGGTAAGgtgatgaaaaataaataaaaaatggaaaaatattactgcatcaatatttttttcccatTTACTACTACTTTTTAAAACGACATAaaacatttaaatattcGGCTACATAGATTTCCTCTGCactttttatattcttttatataatatatataatcaattaattcaagattatatgaatcatttttctttttttgtaagtgaagaaaagaagtgGAAGGAAAACGATAGATGACTTTTTTCTATCGACTCTTAatgcatttttttttgttctgttattcttttatatagTTTATGTAATTGgatttttaaaaaaagaataatagaTACATAAAATAAACTACTATACACAATATCtaaatatatgaaaaaaaaatcaacatatatgaaaatatttcccCTTTTTAATGTTTGTTatggttattattatttcttaaaatcAGATATAGacaattttcttttttaacCTTCTCTTGGAGTTTCTCTAAAAATCAAGTTTACCATCAGATGATGGAAGTTCATATTCACCATCAATAACTTGTTGTAAGATACCAGCAGATGCAGCGACCAAACCTAGGAAAGGTCTTGATGGTTCTAAGACCTTGGATGTATATTCAGGATGATATTGAGTGGCAACGAAATATGgatgatttttcaattctaaaATTTCACAACGTTTACCAGTTTCATCTTTACCAACAAACATTAATCCATGTTCCTCTAACGCGTCAACGATATCTGGATTAATTTCATAACGATGACGATGTCTTTCTAGAACAGATGGTTGATTACCATACAATTGTTTAATTTGAGACCATTCAGTTTCATCTTGGAAATATGTTGGTCTTAAACCTAATCTCATATTACCACCCATTGTAgttttatcaatttcagGCATATAAATGACAATTTGATTCTTTTCATCTAAATCTTCCAAAAATTCAGTTGAACTAGCACCTTTCAAATTAAGAACATCACGAGCAAATTCAATGGTAGCAATTTGTAAACCTAAACAAACACCTAAAAATGGTATATGGTTTTCACGAGCCCATCTTGACGCTAACATCATACCTTCAGTACCTCTTGTACCAAATCCACCTGGCACTAAGATACCATCAGCAGTACTAACTTTCTTCCAAGCTTCATGGAATTTAGctttatcaatttcttgtGCTTCAGGTTCTAAATCTGTAGCTTCAACCCATTTAATATCTAATATACGACGACACTTCATGGATGAATGTTCTAATGCTTTAATGACAGATAAATAtgaatctttcaaattagtATATTTACCAACTAGGGCAATTTTAACAGTTTCCATAGAGGCATCAAAATTCCCAGTCATAgatttccatttctttaataattcttcacCCTTTTGTTTATCTTCTGATGTCAATGGgatatcatttaattgtaATCTATTATGTAAATAATCAATCATTTTTTGctctaataataataatgggaCATGATAAGTGGAATTAACATCATGAACATTAACAACTTGTTCTGGACCGACATGACAAAACATGGCAATCTTATCAATGACAgatttttctaattgttcAGAACATCTACAAGCAATCATATCTGGAATCAAACCTAATGATcttaaatctttaatagCAGCTTGAGTTGGTTTAGTCTTTTGTTCACCATGAATGACAGGAACTAAAGAAACATGAATCAATGCGAAATTTTCCTTACCGACtctaaattgaaattgtcTTAAAGCTTCCACAAATGGTGCACTTTCAATATCACCCACTGTACCACCTAATTCAATGATACATACGTCTGGTTCCAATCCACTGTTATCCACTGGGATACGAGATACACGTTCAATCCAATCTTGAATGGCATTAGTTAAATGAGGAACAATTTGTACAGTCTTACCCAAATAATCAccctttctttctttagCAATGACATGAGAATAAATTTTCCCCGTAGTAATGTTATGATCTTTAGTTAAAGTGACACCAAGGTAACGTTCATAATTACCTAAATCCAAATCAGTTTCACCACCATCATCAAGGACGAAACATTCACCATGTTCCAAGGGAGACATGGTACCTGCATCGATGTTCATGTAAGGATCAATCTTGATGGAGGTTACTTTTAAACCTTGAGTTTTTAATAACATACCGGTGGATGAGGCAAGGACACCTTTACCGATACCTGAGATAACACCACCAGAGACGACGACGtatttcatattttgtAGTTTATTAAGTTGTTTGCTTGGGGTTTAATGTTAATGTTAATGTTAACCTTTTATTACTAGATTGATATgatttttgatatttccACCGGTATGGTTAGTGAATAAGTATCTAATACAACCTGTATGACAGTTTTTAGAATTGCTGTATGTATTTGAAGTAAAAAAGTGTTTGTAAAATAAActtaaaagaaataaataccaataagaaattataaaaaagtACCTTTTAATGTAATTACAGATATGATAATCATATTCAAGTCTAGATAAAGGATGTATAATGAATGACTGAAGCAAGCAAGCAAGCAAGCAAGCAAGCAAGGCTGTTCGTTAGATTGACAAATTGACAGTGAAtacttctttatttttttgttgcGATGAGctacttttttttttttttttttctagaatttttttttctcgaaatttttttcaatttcaaaaaagtATCCGCGGAATGCCCTACGGGTATTGTCACTGGGTACGGCGGTATCCAGTAGTTACTTTTAACGccattaataattcatccaTCACCAAGTTTTCCCTTCCCAATTGTACATcttgttcatcatcatcatcatcatcatcatcttcacctCCATCTTTGTCTTCGTTCCCATAAGAGTCTTTGTCTTGTTCTTGCTTGTCTTTCGCAAGCGTCTGACGTGTTTCAGCGACAGACACCAATTTACtctttaattgatgaaatcGTCGTCTTTCAAGATAAAGTTTTTGTAACATTTCATCCTGTTTTGTTaacaattcattcaattggAAGTCTTGATGGAAATTCACATCCATCATATCTCGAAGTCTTTTGGCCAAGATGTTCTCTATAgacttattattttgttcgTTGATGTCATTCACCATCTTAGCATCATTTAGAACAGCCGTATTAATAATGCCACCTGCGGACTCTTCAGTATCCTCACGATCGCCACCACTATTACTCATTGCGTTAGTTCTTTCAAATGTCTTTAAGATGGCTGCACTCTTATCCAAACTCAACTGTAATTGTTTCCGTAATTCGAGTAAATGCGATTCCTTCTCTACCTTTTCATTCATCATGGCTACCCCACCTTCTCGCAACAGATATATTTCATCCAAAGCACTTAGCAATTGACTATGTATTTGAACATGTTCTCTTTCCAGTCGACTTATCTCTTGTAACCCTTTTTGTTCCAATTTCTCTTCTTGCTCTCGGCGTTCTTGCAATTCCCTACTCATCACTTTGTTTGTTCATTCAATCATTTAGTTCCAGTTCTCCCATAGAAACAGCTCTCTCTTCTTCTGTCTCGTTACCCATGACTTCATCATATGCAACTCTAATTGCTCGTATTGcattgtattgtattgtattgtcTCTGTGTCATATTCACATTAATGTATGTAAAGTATTAGCGAAGAAAAAccaaagaatataaataaattgaaaaattattttctatagaagaaacaacaacaaatatatattaagaaGATATAGACATAGTTATATCCTTTCATTCActcattcattcattaacGCCTTAGATTATGCATCCTTCTTATAATCAAGTAACTCCATTAACTTTAGGTAAATCAAATAGAGCCAAACTTAATAGTGGATCCCTGACCAACGCAAACTCAAAGACTAATATGACCGACACAATCATACAGAAAAGCAATATTATGTATAATAACTCAACATTACCTTCTCCTCCTCCACCTCCAACAATGTCATTACCTTTACCAACACATTCAGGTACAATAATTCCACAATCACGACCATCTTCAACTATGTATAACCCATTACTTACATCGTCATCTACACCATATATACAAGAAAGTAGTCGCAATAATAGTCCaacaaatatttctttccAATCACAACCACTACCACCTCCACCACCTCCTCCTTCTTCTGTTGATCCACCATCAGAATCTTTCCGATTTAAGAAACCCGTAAATGATAGTTCTATTAACATTACTCAGTTCAATCCTCTCTTGACTAACACTAATCCACTTATTCCTACTTTCGTCACCTATCCTACTTCTAAACCTCAACAACCACAACAGAAATTTAAACagaacaataaaaaaaataaagctAATACCAAAAAGCAAAAACttaacaacaataatactaacaaaaaacaacaacaacagcagcaagTGCAGCAAACGAACATTAGCAGCAAATATAACTTTTTTACAAATACAGCTGAAGATGccgatgatgatgaacaagaaagaagaaggaaaaggGCTGAAAGATTCAATACAACGCCTTCTTCTATCATAATGCCAAacaattcatcatcatcattatcatcatctttagtATCTATGAAATCGGCaacatcattatcatcgGGGGCATTAAATACAGCAAATAACCCcgatgatgctgatgaaGATTTCGCAAACTTAAATGCAAGAAGTACTAAATCTCACAAATACgataaagataaattaaTCGTTGGACGTTGTcaaaatttagaaaaatcTTATTTAAGATTAACATCTGAACCTAATCCTGACTTAGTTCGTCCTTTATCCATCTTAAAGGAAACgtataaattattaatggaTAAATACACGAAAAAAACTGTAAATTACACATACCTTTGTgatcaattgaaatcaatgaGACAAGATTTAAGAgttcaaaatattgaaaataaattcacTATACAAGTCTATGAGTTCCATTCACGATTAGCACTAGTAAATGATGACTTGGGTGAGTTTAATCAATGTCAAAGtagattattatatttatttgatctTTTGAAACCCAcattaaaatcaattcCAGCCATAGAGGAATTCTTAAGCTAtcaaattttatattatctCTTGACTGAGGATAATTCATCCATCatagatttgaaattgaaacttATTCGAGAAAATCCAAAATTTTTACAAcatgatttaattcaaaAGGCATTCTATATGTTCCATTTAAGATTAACAAATAATTATagagaatttttcaaatgttaTTCCAAAAAGATGAATGGTCATgggaaaaatttaattaatgcattcattgaaaaggaacgattgaaaactttatcaattatttgTAAAAGTTATAATCAAATTAACTTGGATTTCTTAATggatcaatttcaatttaatcATGAggtaaatattttggactttttgaagaaaaataacttaaatcaatttatcattacGAAACATAACTCGGTGAAACATTGCGATTATAAAGTCTTGGATACTAAAAATTGTAGATCATTAGTTTGGcaattatatttgaaatcgAAAAAAGTAGATATTAAGGGTCAAAAATAATCGCAAAAAAACGTAAACACCTGTATGTTCCGTTTTTTCCAgtctctatatatattctatacgtctcatttttttttttctcttcttctcctATATAGTTTATATTGTCTAGTCTACTAAATTTGACAACATCCAACATTTTTAGCCTATTTGGAATATCAAATTCACAATTCATACACTCATTGAAAGGTATAGTAGAACTCTTCTTAGCCTCTTAAATTGGAAGTCATCGATTATAGCCGTCATAGTACTATTCTTTGAAGGCCCAAAAAGCTGTGTAAATTGGACGTCACCAACATAAGTTTAACTCGTAAAAGGTTGGTTAAAG encodes:
- the FUI1 gene encoding uridine permease (similar to Saccharomyces cerevisiae FUI1 (YBL042C); ancestral locus Anc_7.481), coding for MSKPQPGTTYKPTEYDNEDKMKMTSKTVDISTTSDDLTASLSTIVSTNNHTNDTKISKPKRFWNKFINFIEVKQSETSENSDENSSKSILQAYLYNDDLAPVKRKERVWSWNHYVFFWVAGAFNVNTWQISATGLQLGLNWWQTWICIWVGYSFVAGFLVLASRVGSNYHISFPIASRIAFGTYFSIWIVINRVVMACVWMGTLSYLGGVCVQLMLKSIFGNDLNTRIHDTIGSNNLTNFEFLCFMIFWIVSLPFLWFPPHKLKYVFTVKSAITPFAAFGFLIWTLCKANGHLALRSLNENGPINKVTLAWSVIRSIMSALDNFSTLILNAPDFARFSKTSKSSIYSQLIALPFLYAVISLIGILSATAAYTLYGINYWSPLDILGRYLDHKTAGNRAGVFLISFVFAFDQLGANLSGNAIPAGTDMTALLPKFINIRRGAYICACISLAICPWNLMASSSIFTTALSAYAVFLSAIAGVIFADYFVVRKGYVNIFHCYTNKEGSYYMYNKWGTNWRAVLAYIFGIAPNFAGFLGSVNVVVPENAMKVYYLNYFTGYLISAITYVILVYFWPITGVPEDSHLIKDLKWIEHEEWIEVEDFAIQRDAFERYSDETIIDYTEKDSV
- the PRE7 gene encoding proteasome core particle subunit beta 6 (similar to Saccharomyces cerevisiae PRE7 (YBL041W); ancestral locus Anc_7.480), with amino-acid sequence MTTISSEYSSEVNSTPIEHAFNPYTDNGGTILGIAGEDFAILAGDTRHTTDYSINSRYEPKVFDCGDNIVISANGFAADGEALVKRFKNSLKWYHFDHNDKKLSMKSAARNIQHLLYGKRFFPYYVHTIIAGLDENGKGAVYSFDPVGSYEREQCRAGGAAASLIMPFLDNQVNFKNQFEPGTDGKVKKPLKYLSIDEVIKLVRDSFTSATERHIHVGDGLEILIVTKDGVRKEFYELKRD
- the ERD2 gene encoding Erd2p (similar to Saccharomyces cerevisiae ERD2 (YBL040C); ancestral locus Anc_7.479); this encodes MNLFRILGDLSHLASILILIRTIKATDSIDGISFKTQALYVIIFFTRYLDLLTFQHISIYNSLMKLFFIGSSLYIVILLQRSKAIQPIAYREMIMADTFKVQYLLGGSLIMALLFNYKFSFFEILWSFSIWLESVAILPQLFMLSKSGKSKSLTIHYIFALGIYRTLYIPNWIWRYFVEGKVDKLAVISGIVQTLIYSDFFYIYYKKVIKGSNLQLPQ
- the MIN6 gene encoding Min6p (similar to Saccharomyces cerevisiae YBL039W-B; ancestral locus Anc_7.478), whose amino-acid sequence is MSLFGNRSLFSFIQRVSRNPTTAAMWLFSGFVVSSASYMLFYLPSITPNIGEDQDEELQELIEIE
- the URA7 gene encoding CTP synthase URA7 (similar to Saccharomyces cerevisiae URA7 (YBL039C) and URA8 (YJR103W); ancestral locus Anc_7.476), encoding MKYVVVSGGVISGIGKGVLASSTGMLLKTQGLKVTSIKIDPYMNIDAGTMSPLEHGECFVLDDGGETDLDLGNYERYLGVTLTKDHNITTGKIYSHVIAKERKGDYLGKTVQIVPHLTNAIQDWIERVSRIPVDNSGLEPDVCIIELGGTVGDIESAPFVEALRQFQFRVGKENFALIHVSLVPVIHGEQKTKPTQAAIKDLRSLGLIPDMIACRCSEQLEKSVIDKIAMFCHVGPEQVVNVHDVNSTYHVPLLLLEQKMIDYLHNRLQLNDIPLTSEDKQKGEELLKKWKSMTGNFDASMETVKIALVGKYTNLKDSYLSVIKALEHSSMKCRRILDIKWVEATDLEPEAQEIDKAKFHEAWKKVSTADGILVPGGFGTRGTEGMMLASRWARENHIPFLGVCLGLQIATIEFARDVLNLKGASSTEFLEDLDEKNQIVIYMPEIDKTTMGGNMRLGLRPTYFQDETEWSQIKQLYGNQPSVLERHRHRYEINPDIVDALEEHGLMFVGKDETGKRCEILELKNHPYFVATQYHPEYTSKVLEPSRPFLGLVAASAGILQQVIDGEYELPSSDGKLDF